A stretch of the Aggregicoccus sp. 17bor-14 genome encodes the following:
- a CDS encoding DUF1579 family protein, which produces MTPPLPPSPRELLLSLCDEWVGRSKIWFDPAQAPFAEFTTRGRIRKMGEGNFVAHEYEEAFDGKQHRSLAIYAFNDESQQFESSWVHSFHMSSSIMFATGGLTPAGFYVQGSYGDGKGGPRWGWRTEHELRAPDQLVITAYNIEPGGEPQKAVETVYGRRR; this is translated from the coding sequence ATGACCCCTCCCCTGCCCCCCTCGCCGCGCGAGCTGCTGCTCTCCCTCTGTGACGAGTGGGTGGGCCGCTCGAAGATCTGGTTCGACCCGGCCCAGGCGCCCTTCGCGGAGTTCACCACCCGCGGCCGCATCCGGAAGATGGGCGAGGGGAACTTCGTCGCGCACGAGTACGAGGAGGCCTTCGACGGCAAGCAGCACCGCTCACTCGCCATCTACGCCTTCAACGACGAGTCGCAGCAGTTCGAGAGCTCGTGGGTGCACAGCTTCCACATGAGCTCGTCCATCATGTTCGCCACCGGCGGCCTCACCCCCGCGGGCTTCTACGTGCAGGGCAGCTACGGCGACGGCAAGGGCGGCCCGCGCTGGGGCTGGCGCACCGAGCACGAGCTGCGCGCGCCGGACCAGCTGGTCATCACGGCCTACAACATCGAGCCGGGCGGCGAGCCGCAGAAGGCGGTGGAGACCGTCTACGGCCGCAGGCGCTAG
- a CDS encoding DUF11 domain-containing protein — MTVRSGGVKTQARLALLSVLVATAAFAGPHIELDIKPFKQVVQTKGGVKTTTRVSADSAAPGETIDYEVHYKNAGDAPAVNAVVDDPVPAGTSYVAGSAAGPGSDITFSIDGGKTFAPAAQLFRTARGASGKTERQPASPAEYTHVRWTLKRVEAGAAGTLTFQVRVK; from the coding sequence ATGACGGTGCGGTCGGGTGGAGTGAAGACGCAGGCGCGGCTGGCGCTCCTGTCGGTGCTGGTGGCGACGGCGGCCTTCGCGGGCCCCCACATCGAGCTGGACATCAAGCCGTTCAAGCAGGTGGTGCAGACCAAGGGCGGCGTGAAGACGACGACCCGCGTGTCCGCGGACTCGGCCGCACCGGGCGAGACCATCGACTACGAGGTCCACTACAAGAACGCCGGCGACGCGCCCGCGGTGAACGCGGTGGTGGACGATCCCGTCCCCGCGGGCACGAGCTACGTGGCGGGGAGCGCCGCGGGCCCCGGCTCCGACATCACCTTCTCCATCGACGGCGGCAAGACCTTCGCGCCCGCGGCCCAGCTCTTCCGCACCGCGCGCGGCGCGAGCGGCAAGACCGAGCGTCAGCCCGCGAGCCCCGCCGAGTACACCCACGTCCGCTGGACCCTGAAGCGGGTCGAGGCGGGCGCCGCCGGCACCCTGACCTTCCAGGTGCGCGTGAAGTGA